In one Lycium barbarum isolate Lr01 chromosome 7, ASM1917538v2, whole genome shotgun sequence genomic region, the following are encoded:
- the LOC132601225 gene encoding uncharacterized protein LOC132601225 yields the protein MEYLSRHLTDPSSKKEFKHHPKCSKLKITHLSCADDLLLFSRGDPKAVGLLHDRFVLFTKTSGLQAKMAKSGAYFGDVDTSIRTIILQQLGYSQGDLPFRYLGIPLASKQLSLVQWQPLIEKIVSKFSSWTAKTLSYAAKVLKTIEAYCRSYIWSGANVITKRALMSWERMRLQLAAGDSSSLIPNSEIRLPLLKSA from the exons ATGGAGTATCTTAGCAGACACCTAACTGATCCCAGTTCAAAGAAAGAATTTAAACATCACCCAAAATGTTCAAAGCTGAAAATTACACATCTCAGTTGTGCGGATGATTTACTTCTTTTTTCTAGAGGTGATCCTAAAGCAGTGGGGCTTCTACATGATAGATTTGTACTCTTCACCAAAACTTCAGGGCTTCAAGCCAAAATGGCAAAGAGTGGTGCTTATTTTGGAGATGTAGATACTTCTATCAGGACAATAATCTTACAACAGTTAGGTTATTCTCAGGGCGATCTACCATTTAGATATTTGGGGATTCCATTGGCATCCAAGCAACTATCTCTAGTTCAATGGCAACCTTTAATTGAAAAAATTGTTTCAAAGTTTTCCTCTTGGACAGCCAAAACTTTATCTTATGCAG CTAAGGTGCTCAAAACCATCGAAGCCTACTGTCGAAGTTATATTTGGTCTGGGGCTAATGTGATCACTAAAAGAGCCCTAATGTCATGGGAAAGAATGCGTCTACAACTGGCTGCTGGGGATTCAAGCTCACTAATCCCAAACTCTGAAATAAGGCTGCCATTGCTAAAGTCTGCGTGA
- the LOC132603046 gene encoding uncharacterized protein LOC132603046 isoform X1, with protein MPRASKRKSDSPKSTSAKSSRTDSVNAASGKTTKLGISVDNLFQKYANKLLGMIDPEGIEALCSDLGVDHTNVRILMLAWKMKAEKQGYFTQDEWRRGLKDLQVDTVNKLKKALPKLEAEVMMPENFEDFYSYAFRYCLTEDKQKCVDIESICLLIDLVLGPQFRAQVDSFSEFLKNQTDYKVINMDQWTNFLRFCQEISFPDLENYDTDQAWPVILDNFVEWMKEKQN; from the exons ATGCCTCGTGCATCAAAGAGAAAATCTGACTCACCTAAATCCACTTCTGCTAAATCTTCAAGAACTGACTCTGTTAACgctg CTTCAGGCAAGACAACGAAGCTCGGCATCTCTGTCGATAATCTTTTCCAGAAGTATGCCAATAAGTTGCTAGGCATGATCGA TCCAGAGGGGATTGAGGCACTATGCTCAGATCTTGGAGTAGATCATACAAATGTCAGAATTTTGATGCTCGCTTG GAAAATGAAAGCCGAAAAGCAGGGATATTTTACTCAG GATGAATGGCGAAGAGGCTTAAAAGATCTCCAGGTTGATACTGTTAACAAATTGAAAAAAGCCCTGCCAAAATTGGAAGCAGAG GTCATGATGCCTGAAAATTTTGAGGACTTCTATTCCTACGCTTTTCGTTACTGTCTTACCG AGGATAAGCAGAAGTGTGTGGACATCGAGAGCATTTGTCTACTGATTGATCTTGTTCTGGGGCCCCAATTCCGGGCTCAGGTTGACTCGTTTAGTGAGTTTCTCAAG AATCAAACTGATTATAAGGTTATCAACATGGATCAATGGACAAATTTTCTACGATTTTGCCAAGAG ATTAGCTTTCCAGACCTTGAAAACTACGATACTGACCAAGCATGGCCTGTAATTTTGGATAATTTTGTAGAGTGGATGAAAGAAAAGCAAAATTGA
- the LOC132603046 gene encoding uncharacterized protein LOC132603046 isoform X2 → MPRASKRKSDSPKSTSAKSSRTDSVNAASGKTTKLGISVDNLFQKYANKLLGMIDPEGIEALCSDLGVDHTNVRILMLAWKMKAEKQGYFTQDEWRRGLKDLQVDTVNKLKKALPKLEAEVMMPENFEDFYSYAFRYCLTEDKQKCVDIESICLLIDLVLGPQFRAQVDSFSEFLKNQTDYKVINMDQWTNFLRFCQESG, encoded by the exons ATGCCTCGTGCATCAAAGAGAAAATCTGACTCACCTAAATCCACTTCTGCTAAATCTTCAAGAACTGACTCTGTTAACgctg CTTCAGGCAAGACAACGAAGCTCGGCATCTCTGTCGATAATCTTTTCCAGAAGTATGCCAATAAGTTGCTAGGCATGATCGA TCCAGAGGGGATTGAGGCACTATGCTCAGATCTTGGAGTAGATCATACAAATGTCAGAATTTTGATGCTCGCTTG GAAAATGAAAGCCGAAAAGCAGGGATATTTTACTCAG GATGAATGGCGAAGAGGCTTAAAAGATCTCCAGGTTGATACTGTTAACAAATTGAAAAAAGCCCTGCCAAAATTGGAAGCAGAG GTCATGATGCCTGAAAATTTTGAGGACTTCTATTCCTACGCTTTTCGTTACTGTCTTACCG AGGATAAGCAGAAGTGTGTGGACATCGAGAGCATTTGTCTACTGATTGATCTTGTTCTGGGGCCCCAATTCCGGGCTCAGGTTGACTCGTTTAGTGAGTTTCTCAAG AATCAAACTGATTATAAGGTTATCAACATGGATCAATGGACAAATTTTCTACGATTTTGCCAAGAG AGTGGATGA